The following coding sequences lie in one Numida meleagris isolate 19003 breed g44 Domestic line chromosome Z, NumMel1.0, whole genome shotgun sequence genomic window:
- the LOC110390198 gene encoding tubulin polymerization-promoting protein family member 2-like, which translates to MSGLEDSFRKFAIYGDTAASGNNMTGKNFSKMCKECGVMDGKAVTSTDIDIVFNKVKTKGARTINFVEFQQAMKEICVKRFKGISPEEALQAVYGLIEGKEPSSMGTTKATKVGGVERLTDTSKYTGSHKERFDESGKGKGLAGREDLTDNSGYVGAYKGAGTYDKTH; encoded by the exons ATGTCTGGGCTAGAAGACTCTTTCCGTAAATTTGCAATATATGGCGACACAGCTGCCAGTGGCAACAACATGACagggaaaaacttctccaagaTGTGCAAAGAGTGTGGGGTGATGGATGGAAAAGCTGTGACCAGCACTGACATTGACATTGTATTCAACAAAGTCAA GACCAAGGGTGCCCGCACCATTAACTTTGTTGAGTTCCAGCAGGCCATGAAAGAGATCTGTGTTAAGCGTTTCAAGGGCATATCACCAGAGGAAGCCCTTCAAGCTGTGTATGGCCTCATTGAGGGGAAGGAGCCAAGCAGCATGGGCACCACA AAAGCCACCAAGGTAGGTGGGGTCGAGAGGCTGACGGACACTAGCAAATACACTGGCAGTCACAAAGAGCGCTTTGATGAGAGTGGCAAAGGAAAAGGTCTTGCTGGCCGTGAGGACCTGACAGACAACAGTGGCTACGTTGGTGCCTACAAGGGAGCCGGCACTTATGATAAGACACACTAG